In a single window of the Papaver somniferum cultivar HN1 chromosome 8, ASM357369v1, whole genome shotgun sequence genome:
- the LOC113301815 gene encoding lipoyl synthase 1, chloroplastic-like yields the protein MIHQSISKPSIPSISFLQPKPKPSNSISWKKIIRSEAVNSSPSELKTVSQSSNSELFESKNKNGGSYPGGMGAYTGRDPNVKKPEWLRQKAPQGERFQQVKDSLSRLKLNTVCEEAQCPNIGECWNGGGDGISTATIMVLGDTCTRGCRFCAVKTSRNPAPPDPMEPENTAKAIASWGVDYIVLTSVDRDDLPDGGSGHFAQTVKAMKKLKPEIMVECLTSDFRGDLEAVTMLVHSGLDVFAHNIETVKRLQRIVRDPRAGYDQSLSVLKQAKLCKEGMVTKSSIMLGLGESDEELKETMTDLRAIGVDILTLGQYLQPTPLHLTVKEYVTPEKFAFWKEFGESIGFRYVASGPLVRSSYRAGELFVKNIVRESVRNVSTVT from the exons ATGATTCATCAATCGATTTCAAAACCCTCAATTCCGTCAATTTCATTCTTacaaccaaaaccgaaaccatcaAATTCAATTTCATGGAAAAAAATCATTAGATCTGAAGCTGTaaattcatcaccatcagaattGAAAACCGTAAGTCAATCAAGTAATTCTGAGTTATTTGAGTCTAAGAATAAGAatggaggttcatatccaggtggTATGGGTGCTTATACTGGTAGAGATCCAAATGTGAAAAAACCTGAATGGCTTAGACAAAAAGCACCCCAGGGTGAAAGATTTCAACAAGTTAAAGATTCTTTATCAAGATTGAAACTAAATACTGTTTGTGAAGAAGCTCAATGCCCTAATATTGGAGAG TGTTGGAATGGGGGAGGAGATGGTATTTCAACTGCAACAATCATGGTTTTAGGAGATACTTGTACTCGTGGCTGTAGATTTTGTGCTGTGAAAACTAGCAGAAATCCAGCTCCACCTGATCCAATGGAACCCGAGAATACTGCTAAGGCTATTGCAAGCTGGGG TGTGGATTACATTGTGCTGACAAGTGTTGATCGAGATGATCTACCCGATGGTGGAAGTGGTCATTTTGCTCAAACAGTCAAAGCTATGAAG AAACTCAAGCCTGAAATTATGGTAGAATGTTTAACTTCTGATTTCCGGGGAGATTTGGAAGCTGTGACGATGTTGGTACACTCAGGGTTAGATGTCTTTGCTCACAATATTGAGACTGTTAAACGGCTTCAACGAATTGTCAGAGACCCTCGGGCCGG GTATGACCAAAGCTTATCTGTACTCAAACAAGCAAAGCTGTGCAAAGAAGGGATGGTGACCAAATCTTCTATAATGCTTGGCTTGGGTGAATCTGACgaggagttgaaggaaacaatgaCCGATTTAAGGGCTATTGGTGTTGATATTTTGACACTTGGACAATATCTACAG CCAACTCCATTACACTTGACTGTCAAAGAGTATGTTACTCCAGAAAAGTTCGCCTTCTGGAAGGAATTTGGAGAATCAATTGGTTTCCGTTATGTTGCCAGTGGACCCTTG GTTCGATCTTCATATAGAGCAGGCGAGCTATTCGTTAAGAATATAGTGAGAGAAAGTGTCAGAAATGTTTCTACTGTAACCTAA
- the LOC113301816 gene encoding DEAD-box ATP-dependent RNA helicase 5-like, with protein sequence MGGKIEEQYSEPETLEINKKKKREKKSKRKNIEDEEEIETLEVEKSNKKESNKKNKKKKSHEEKNEINVVVVEEEMKKESVAKSVVVSGNNSKDLKYKPLSSFSETKLPDEVLECCKTFSKPSPIQAHAWPFLLDGRDLIGIAATGSGKTLAFGIPALMHILQKGKNQASKRKNPLCLVLSPTRELAQQISDVLCESGKPCGAKSVVVYGGTSKGPQISALKSGVDIVIGTPGRLRDLIDSGFCCLNEVSFVVLDEADRMLDMGFEPEVRAILSQTSSHRQMVMFSATWPPSVYQLAQEFMDPNPVKVVVGSEDLAANHDVLQIVEVLDDRARDARLTTLLEKYHKSKSNRVLVFVLYKKEASRVESMLQRKGWKVVSVHGDKAQGERTKSLALFKDGTCPLMIATDVAARGLDIPDVEVVINYSFPLTTEDYVHRIGRTGRAGKKGVAHTFFMHENRGLAGELVNVLREAGQVVPESLMKFGTHVKKKESKLYGAHFKEITADAPKATKITFDNSDED encoded by the exons ATGGGAGGGAAAATAGAAGAGCAATACAGCGAAccagaaaccctagaaatcaacaagaagaagaagagggaaaagaaaagcaaaaggaaaaacatagaagatgaagaagaaattgaaacctTAGAAGTGGAAAAGAGTAATAAAAAAGAgtcaaataagaagaataagaagaagaaatcacatgaagagaagaatgaaattaatgttgttgttgttgaggaaGAGATGAAAAAAGAGAGTGTAGCTAAAAGTGTAGTTGTATCGGGGAATAATAGTAAAGATTTAAAGTACAAGCCTTTGAGTTCTTTCAGTGAAACCAAATTACCTGATGAAGTACTTGAATGCTGTAAAACATTTAGTAAACCCTCTCCAATTCAAGCTCATGCATGGCCTTTCCTTTTAGATGGTCGGGATCTTATTGGTATTGCTGCTACTGGTTCAG GGAAAACTTTGGCATTCGGGATTCCAGCTCTCATGCATATTCTGCAGAAAGGGAAAAACCAAGCATCTAAAAGAAAAAATCCTCTTTGTCTTGTTTTGTCACCTACAAGGGAGCTAGCTCAACAA ATTTCAGATGTTCTTTGTGAGTCTGGAAAGCCATGTGGTGCAAAGTCAGTTGTCGTGTATGGAGGAACATCTAAAGGACCTCAAATATCTGCTTTAAAGTCGGGAGTT GACATTGTTATTGGAACTCCTGGTCGCTTGAGGGATCTGATTGATTCGGGATTTTGTTGTCTAAACGAGGTGTCTTTTGTG GTTCTGGATGAAGCAGATAGAATGCTTGACATGGGGTTTGAACCTGAAGTTCGTGCCATATTGAGCCAGACAAGCTCTC ATCGCCAGATGGTTATGTTCAGTGCAACTTGGCCTCCTTCTGTATATCAGTTGGCTCAAGAGTTCATGGATCCAAATCCTGTTAAG GTGGTTGTGGGATCTGAGGATTTGGCTGCCAACCACGATGTTTTGCAGATAGTAGAG GTTTTGGATGATAGAGCGCGTGATGCACGTTTGACCACCTTGTTAGAGAAGTACCACAAGTCGAAAAG TAACAGAGTTTTAGTATTTGTGTTGTACAAGAAGGAAGCATCTCGCGTGGAAAGCATGCTCCAAAGGAA GGGCTGGAAGGTTGTTTCTGTACATGGAGATAAAGCTCAGGGTGAGCGTACAAAATCACTTGCATTATTCAAAGATGGAACATGCCCATTAATG ATAGCTACTGATGTAGCTGCTCGAGGATTGGATATTCCTGATGTTGAAGTAGTGATCAACTACAGCTTTCCTCTTACCACTGAGGACTATGTTCACAGAATAGGGAGAACTGGCCGAGCTGGTAAAAAGGGTGTGGCTCATACTTTCTTCATGCACGAAAACAGG GGTCTCGCTGGGGAGTTGGTGAATGTTCTTAGAGAAGCTGGACAGGTTGTGCCTGAATCCCTTATGAAGTTTGGCACTCATGTGAAGAAAAAG GAATCTAAGCTCTATGGAGCCCACTTCAAGGAAATTACTGCAGATGCTCCAAAGGCGACAAAGATCACCTTCGACAATTCAGATGAAGATTGA